In Rhinoderma darwinii isolate aRhiDar2 chromosome 9, aRhiDar2.hap1, whole genome shotgun sequence, the following are encoded in one genomic region:
- the LOC142660265 gene encoding uncharacterized protein LOC142660265: MDLKEEMKMLLEFSNSLDIFSSISSPLGETSLGSCCAAPKGTGLSSLRYKTELCNRYAESGFCVYRNRCQFAHGLSDLRPPFQHPKYKTELCRSFHILGTCSYGPRCLFIHSHSEKREVPDTIRLRQRRPSPFYSKKQCRLWRSPAGCPYGLNCLFQHPCVVRDVCRHYAALGVCPYGVHCLFKHTPPTDRWGAGSNAGSGSLSPSEPDGDTGNELFCESSANNAFNFSCLLLPLALRLKILGEQDLSENQPNLIDDESAQEMQSF, encoded by the exons ATGGACCTAAAGGAGGAGATGAAG atgttgctggagttCTCAAACAGTCTGGATATCTTCTCTTCAATCAGTTCACCTTTGGGTGAAACCTCACTTGGTTCCTGCTGCGCTGCACCCAAGGGCACAGGACTCTCCTCCTTGCGCTACAAGACTGAACTTTGCAATAGATATGCTGAAAGTggcttttgtgtttatagaaatcGCTGCCAATTTGCCCATGGCCTTAGCGATCTTCGCCCTCCATTCCAGCacccaaagtacaagactgagctTTGTCGTTCTTTTCATATCCTTGGAACTTGCAGCTATGGTCCACGCTGCCTATTCATACATAGCCATAGTGAGAAGAGGGAAGTGCCTGATACCATCCGTCTCAGACAGCGTCGCCCATCACCTTTCTACAGCAAAAAGCAATGCCGCCTTTGGCGCTCACCTGCTGGCTGTCCTTATGGATTAAATTGCCTCTTCCAGCACCCATGTGTTGTCCGTGATGTATGCCGTCATTATGCGGCACTTGGTGTTTGTCCATATGGCGTCCACTGTCTGTTTAAGCACACCCCACCTACAGACCGCTGGGGAGCGGGAAGTAATGCTGGAAGTGGGTCTCTTTCCCCCTCAGAGCCAGATGGTGATACTGGGAATGAACTTTTCTGTGAGTCCTCAGCTAACAATGCTTTTAACTTTTCATGTCTGCTCTTACCACTTGCACTGAGGCTAAAGATTCTGGGAGAACAGGACCTCTCTGAGAATCAGCCAAACCTAATAGATGATGAGAGCGCCCAGGAAATGCAGTCTTTTTGA